The nucleotide window GAAAATTTGTCTCCAAAATACCCTCTTGAAAACGAATAGGAGATGTTTTTTCCTACCAGTCCGAATTTAAGCTTTAATTTGTCTTGTGCGTTGTCCATACCATTCTAATCCCAAAACAATGAGAATTCCCAGGCCAATATACGCAATTGCAATATAAGTTTCGGTCGTAGCTTCAGGGAAAAAACGCTTGTAATTTGCAATGACTTGTTTACCAGTAGAATCTAAAATGTAACTGCCATCCATGTTGGTTTTATAGACAGTTTCTTTCCATGGCCAAACTACGCCGAGCGACCCAATAATAAATCCAACAATAGTAGCCAGCGTAATATTTTTGTAATGGTGTAAAATGTAGTTTAAAACGTGCGAAAAGGTCACCAAACCTGTTACAGAGCCGAGCGTAAATATACCAAGCACTTTAAGCATTCTAATTCGAGCTTCATTTTTAATAAACTCAAAATTACCAGTAAAAATGTCTGAAAGCGTATCGTAAAGGGCATTAACAGAATCCACTAGAAGAAGGACATAATTTCCCAGTAGAATTAAAATGAACGAACCTGAAAATCCAGGAAGCGTCATACCAGAGACGCTAATAATACCGCAGAAAAACACAAACCATAAGTTGTCATTTTCTTTTGCAGGATCTAAAAAACTAATGCTTATACCAACAACTGCACCAAGAATCAATGCTATAATGGTTTTGCTGTTCCACGCTTTAAAATCTTTACTTATGTAATAGATAGAACCAAGTATCATACCAAAAAAAGCGCTCCAAACATAAAGTTGAAAGTTAACGATGAGGTAATCGAGTATTTTAGAAACACTAAAATAGCTCACCACCATTCCTAAGAATAAAAGCCCTAAAAATTTTCCGTTTATGTATTGATAAAAACTTTTAAAACGCCCATTAAAAAGTAGTTTAAATGCGGTCTTATTAACGCGCTGAAGTGAGTAAATAAACTCTTCGTAAAAACCTGCCACAAAAGCTACGACACCACCAGAAACACCTGGAACTTTGTTAGCAGCTCCCATTGCCAGTCCTTTAATGACCAAAAAAATACGATCCTTAAAAGTTCTGGTGCTTTGCATTAGACTTTGTTTTTTTGATCTCCTAAACGCTCTAGAATTAAAATTGTTACAAAGCCAATAACAATAAAAATAATAGCTAAAAGCATTTGGTTATCGCTTTCATAAGCTGAAGGTAAGATGCTCTGGTCTAAGAGTGTCACTACTTCTCCATCAGAATTAACTCTGGTTTTTAAAACTTTTTTCCAGGGCCATATTTTGTTAAGAGAGCCAATCATAAAACCCGTTAATATAGCAAGGGTCAGATTTTTTTTGTGTTTAAACATCCAGTTAAGCGCCTTTGAAAACACTTTCAACCCAACAACTGCGCCAACAGCAAGTAAAACAAACTTTAGTAAAGCGTCTTTAAATAATTCCATGTTACCATTAAGTAGTCCATCTCGTAAATTGTTTATGGTATCAATAGCTGTTTGATAAGCTCCAAGAATTAAAAGGATAAATGCACCTGAAACTCCTGGTAAAATCATAGCGATAATGGCAATAAATCCGCAGAATAATAAATAAAATGGACTGTCTGGAGATGCAAATGGTTCTGCCAATGTTATATAGTAGGAAAGAGCAGAAGTTGCTATTATGGCTATAATTATTTTTGGCGACCAACCTTTTATTTGCTTGGCGATGTAGACTATACTTGCTAAAACCAACCCAAAAAAGAACGACCATAACAATACAGGCTCGTTGTGTAAAAGCCATTTTATAAGTTTTGCCAACGATAAAATACTAATAGCAACTCCAGAAAATAATGCCAAAAGGAATGAGCCATTGATAGATTTCCAAGCCGCTTTAAAACCTTGTTGTTTCCATACTTTAAAAACACCGAGATTTACTTTGTCGATGCTTTCAATAAGTTCTTCGTAAATACCAGATATAAAAGCTATAGTGCCGCCAGAAACACCTGGGACAACATCCGCAGCACCCATGGCTACACCTTTAAAAGCGATAATAAGATAGTCTAAAAAACGTCTTTGCATTTCTTTTTTATAAGA belongs to Winogradskyella sp. J14-2 and includes:
- a CDS encoding DUF368 domain-containing protein, which translates into the protein MQSTRTFKDRIFLVIKGLAMGAANKVPGVSGGVVAFVAGFYEEFIYSLQRVNKTAFKLLFNGRFKSFYQYINGKFLGLLFLGMVVSYFSVSKILDYLIVNFQLYVWSAFFGMILGSIYYISKDFKAWNSKTIIALILGAVVGISISFLDPAKENDNLWFVFFCGIISVSGMTLPGFSGSFILILLGNYVLLLVDSVNALYDTLSDIFTGNFEFIKNEARIRMLKVLGIFTLGSVTGLVTFSHVLNYILHHYKNITLATIVGFIIGSLGVVWPWKETVYKTNMDGSYILDSTGKQVIANYKRFFPEATTETYIAIAYIGLGILIVLGLEWYGQRTRQIKA
- a CDS encoding DUF368 domain-containing protein, whose amino-acid sequence is MQRRFLDYLIIAFKGVAMGAADVVPGVSGGTIAFISGIYEELIESIDKVNLGVFKVWKQQGFKAAWKSINGSFLLALFSGVAISILSLAKLIKWLLHNEPVLLWSFFFGLVLASIVYIAKQIKGWSPKIIIAIIATSALSYYITLAEPFASPDSPFYLLFCGFIAIIAMILPGVSGAFILLILGAYQTAIDTINNLRDGLLNGNMELFKDALLKFVLLAVGAVVGLKVFSKALNWMFKHKKNLTLAILTGFMIGSLNKIWPWKKVLKTRVNSDGEVVTLLDQSILPSAYESDNQMLLAIIFIVIGFVTILILERLGDQKNKV